A window from Prosthecochloris marina encodes these proteins:
- a CDS encoding FtsX-like permease family protein: MRFAPGLWIALRYSFARKRFRVINIISAISLTGIILGVSTLLVVMSVLNGFQQIAWDLFVTVESPAQVLPAEGTHMEVPDSLLAQIGGIEGVVSAEPFAEGSAILSGKENSELVMVKGISRNAHDRLMKQTGREVPYFSRETVSVGEVLAYKAKLAPAAEVKIFSPELIALGLQSLSQPYLLPALTFPVVQVESVFSLQRIFNDHYVLTSREMARRILLQEENLYSGIDVRGSDDRATHAALVRNLRSWVQENGLEDSYVIRPLEEKYRDIFGVMEIEKWVSFSVLMLVIVVAALSLTGSLTMTAIDKRKELFYLRCLGLEKPQFIMIFIMEGGMIGFAGTAIGAAVAWVICSVQKTFGLIELPSKSAFIIEAYPVSMQTSDFVVVSVATIAVSLLVSLYPAFKAAGIAGSKNLSDQAN, encoded by the coding sequence ATGCGTTTCGCTCCGGGTTTATGGATAGCACTGCGTTACAGCTTCGCAAGAAAGCGGTTCAGGGTTATCAATATCATATCTGCAATCAGTCTGACGGGAATTATTCTCGGGGTCAGTACTCTGCTTGTCGTCATGAGTGTCTTGAATGGTTTTCAACAAATTGCCTGGGATCTTTTCGTTACAGTTGAAAGTCCTGCACAGGTATTGCCGGCAGAAGGAACGCATATGGAAGTTCCCGATTCACTTCTTGCACAGATTGGCGGGATCGAGGGTGTTGTATCGGCGGAACCGTTTGCAGAAGGTTCCGCGATTCTTTCTGGTAAAGAGAACAGTGAACTTGTCATGGTGAAGGGAATTTCCCGGAATGCGCATGATCGTTTGATGAAACAGACTGGCCGGGAAGTGCCTTATTTTAGCAGAGAGACGGTTTCTGTTGGAGAGGTGCTGGCATACAAGGCCAAACTGGCTCCGGCTGCCGAAGTAAAAATCTTCAGCCCGGAGCTTATAGCTCTCGGATTGCAGTCACTTTCTCAACCCTATCTTCTTCCTGCCCTGACATTTCCTGTCGTGCAGGTCGAGTCGGTTTTTTCCCTGCAACGTATCTTCAATGATCACTACGTATTGACATCGAGAGAAATGGCGAGAAGGATTCTTCTTCAGGAAGAAAACCTTTACTCGGGTATCGATGTAAGAGGAAGTGATGACCGCGCGACGCATGCAGCACTTGTACGTAATCTCCGTTCCTGGGTTCAGGAAAATGGTTTGGAAGACTCTTATGTGATTCGGCCTTTAGAAGAAAAATACCGGGATATTTTTGGGGTGATGGAGATTGAGAAATGGGTGAGTTTCAGTGTGTTGATGCTGGTTATCGTAGTGGCTGCGCTGAGCCTGACCGGCTCTCTTACCATGACGGCCATAGATAAGCGTAAAGAGCTGTTTTATTTGCGGTGTCTCGGGCTGGAGAAACCTCAGTTTATCATGATTTTCATCATGGAGGGAGGAATGATCGGGTTTGCGGGAACAGCGATCGGGGCAGCTGTTGCCTGGGTGATTTGCTCAGTCCAAAAGACTTTCGGATTGATCGAGCTTCCGTCGAAAAGTGCTTTTATCATCGAAGCCTACCCGGTCAGCATGCAGACTTCCGATTTTGTGGTCGTTTCCGTGGCAACCATTGCCGTGTCGCTGTTGGTAAGTCTCTATCCGGCGTTCAAGGCAGCAGGAATTGCCGGCAGTAAAAACCTTTCAGATCAGGCTAACTAA
- a CDS encoding GNAT family N-acetyltransferase, with protein sequence MIIRSATLDDIDRCIELLICLFDQEAEFSPNPARQRKGLLMIIQDPSRGTILVAEDPKRGFIAGMTVLLYTVSTALGRKVALLEDLIIDPAYRSQGIGTHLVTHAIHLAENEGFARITLLTDKDNGTAQDFYQKQGFTRSGMVVFRRIISPLR encoded by the coding sequence ATGATTATTCGATCCGCAACCCTTGACGATATCGATCGCTGTATTGAACTCCTCATCTGTCTTTTTGATCAGGAAGCTGAATTTTCCCCGAACCCTGCACGTCAGAGAAAAGGACTGCTTATGATCATTCAAGATCCTTCCCGAGGAACCATTCTTGTTGCTGAAGACCCGAAAAGGGGGTTCATTGCAGGCATGACAGTCCTGCTTTATACCGTCAGTACCGCTCTCGGCAGGAAAGTCGCACTTCTCGAAGATCTTATCATTGACCCTGCGTATCGTTCACAAGGCATTGGAACACACCTGGTCACACATGCAATCCACCTTGCTGAAAACGAAGGATTCGCTCGCATCACCCTTTTAACGGATAAAGATAATGGAACAGCTCAGGATTTTTATCAAAAGCAAGGATTCACCAGATCCGGTATGGTTGTTTTCAGAAGAATAATTTCACCTCTGCGATGA
- a CDS encoding PstS family phosphate ABC transporter substrate-binding protein, which produces MLGKKRFVFVVVLAVICVAAVAIFRIASNRPGSAVTTETAKSGLLRVGVEQALSVTAEDIVPVFSHYYPDASIVLETGFFTDLFNRFLQEDIGAMLWSGKPGGYEVSLLERKKMNYRLEPVARSAVVCIVNEANPVPFLCVEDLAKIYTARKVHWDNGGEIKAYLNNKDLRLQEQFLAMAVPTESTLTAWHAENDEEVMQLVAGEKGAIGILPLSRLKGGRSSGQVSSAFRVVPLCKKKGDAPVMPSQDMIYQGKYPLSFIVYYMYRKERALAAGFGAWLAKEGQKGFVSSSLAPYRNPAYLIQLK; this is translated from the coding sequence ATGCTCGGCAAAAAGAGATTTGTCTTTGTTGTGGTGCTGGCTGTCATCTGTGTCGCTGCAGTCGCTATTTTCAGAATAGCGAGCAACCGGCCTGGTAGTGCGGTTACGACTGAAACTGCAAAAAGCGGTTTGCTTCGAGTCGGTGTCGAACAAGCTCTCAGTGTGACTGCAGAAGATATTGTTCCTGTTTTCAGCCATTATTATCCCGACGCTTCAATAGTGCTTGAAACTGGATTTTTTACCGATCTTTTTAACCGGTTTCTGCAGGAAGACATCGGGGCGATGCTTTGGAGTGGCAAGCCGGGGGGATATGAAGTCTCTCTTCTTGAAAGGAAAAAAATGAACTATCGTTTGGAACCCGTCGCCAGAAGTGCGGTTGTTTGCATTGTCAACGAAGCCAATCCTGTTCCATTTCTTTGTGTAGAGGATCTGGCGAAGATCTACACAGCAAGGAAAGTCCACTGGGATAACGGTGGGGAGATCAAGGCATATCTTAACAATAAGGATCTCAGACTGCAGGAACAGTTTCTTGCAATGGCGGTTCCAACTGAAAGCACGTTGACTGCATGGCATGCAGAAAATGACGAAGAAGTCATGCAGCTTGTTGCAGGAGAGAAAGGTGCTATAGGTATCCTGCCTTTGTCAAGGCTGAAGGGGGGAAGAAGTTCGGGGCAGGTCTCTTCGGCATTCAGGGTGGTGCCTCTCTGCAAAAAGAAAGGGGATGCTCCGGTAATGCCTTCGCAGGACATGATCTATCAAGGAAAATATCCTCTTAGCTTTATTGTTTATTATATGTATCGAAAGGAAAGAGCTTTGGCCGCGGGTTTCGGTGCCTGGTTGGCAAAAGAGGGGCAGAAAGGGTTTGTAAGCAGCTCTCTGGCTCCTTATAGAAATCCTGCATATCTCATCCAGCTTAAATGA
- the argC gene encoding N-acetyl-gamma-glutamyl-phosphate reductase, with protein sequence MRGYKKPTVSVIGASGYSGAELTKILLRHPSVKLEKLYAHTQAGKKVQDVYPFLDTDAVFESYGGEKDTDIYFLALPHGEASSIVPKLADAGKLVIDLSGDFRLKNPEEHLKYYLKSKDPDAVLTYAMPELFHDEIQQAKAVSNPGCYATSIILGIAPLVKKPLNSALVKSINCSAISGISGAGRSSKVELSFSEMSGNIRAYKVGKHQHTPEILQALDTDTVEPRFDFLFTPMIAPLVRGIYAVLNIQLDKHLPVSQIEKHFKEFYRSAPFVRVRPTMPEIQHVAYTNYCDIHIAESTDNGSAVIVTAIDNLVKGAAGQAVQNMNILLGYDETLGLL encoded by the coding sequence ATGAGAGGCTACAAAAAACCCACAGTATCGGTTATCGGTGCTTCAGGTTACTCGGGTGCAGAACTGACAAAAATTCTTCTCAGACACCCTTCGGTAAAACTTGAAAAACTCTACGCACATACTCAAGCTGGAAAGAAGGTTCAAGACGTTTACCCTTTTCTCGATACCGATGCTGTCTTTGAATCTTATGGAGGAGAAAAAGACACAGACATTTATTTTCTTGCCCTGCCTCACGGAGAGGCGTCCTCGATAGTTCCCAAACTCGCTGATGCGGGAAAGCTGGTAATTGACCTTTCGGGGGATTTCCGTCTGAAAAACCCGGAAGAGCACTTGAAATATTACCTGAAAAGCAAAGATCCCGATGCTGTTCTTACCTATGCAATGCCTGAGCTTTTCCATGACGAGATACAACAGGCCAAAGCAGTAAGCAATCCCGGATGCTATGCAACGAGCATCATCCTTGGAATTGCCCCGCTTGTTAAAAAGCCGTTGAACAGTGCACTGGTAAAAAGCATAAACTGTTCAGCCATATCCGGAATATCAGGTGCCGGCAGGTCGAGTAAAGTCGAGCTTTCTTTTTCGGAAATGAGCGGAAACATACGTGCATACAAGGTAGGCAAGCATCAGCATACCCCTGAAATTCTTCAAGCGCTCGATACGGATACCGTTGAACCACGTTTTGATTTTCTCTTTACTCCGATGATTGCCCCGCTTGTCAGAGGAATCTACGCGGTTTTGAATATTCAGCTTGATAAACATCTTCCGGTTTCACAAATTGAGAAGCATTTCAAGGAATTTTACCGCTCGGCTCCCTTTGTCCGGGTAAGACCAACCATGCCTGAAATACAACATGTGGCTTACACCAACTATTGCGACATCCATATTGCAGAAAGTACCGATAACGGTTCAGCGGTGATTGTCACGGCAATCGACAACCTGGTAAAGGGTGCTGCAGGACAGGCGGTACAAAACATGAACATTTTGCTCGGCTATGATGAAACTCTCGGATTACTCTAA
- a CDS encoding glutamate synthase-related protein — translation MKQWRKRNDALGTVNRGDPCESGLCTLCTSDCKGKCETWLSSLMGRKLLYPLHFGETTSGSASVTTEGAGYHALRIQGYAYGAEGLPEGLSNDPDDCIFPNVSIETSFGTETETKCRVPIMTGALGSTFIAAKYWNSFAVGAAICGFPIVIGENVVGVDRNSVLNNGTISSAPELERRIDIFQRYYDGYGGIIIQMNVEDSRNGVARYLAEKYCDDVIIELKWGQGAKDIGGEIQVSDLQYARFLNERGYVVDPDPFNQLSVASFENKSLTSFARHSRLGATGILSSDELRERFSESVRELRELGFKRITLKTGAYGMEALALAIKCASENNLDLLTVDGAGGGTGMSPWNMMEQWGIPSLQLHAKTWEYCNILEKNGITVPDISLAGGFAREDHIFKALALCSPYAKLACMGRAPMIPGFLGSNIEGVFKPDKKTELFGQWEELPAAVRENGTSPEEIFAGWEAVKAKVGTEEMDAIPFGAIALYGYVDKLSCGLQQFMAGARKFSIPSIHRSDIMAANLETAEVTGIPYLTDAQNDLAKTILLS, via the coding sequence ATGAAACAATGGCGCAAAAGAAATGACGCTCTTGGAACAGTCAACCGGGGTGATCCCTGTGAATCGGGGCTTTGCACACTCTGCACATCCGACTGCAAAGGCAAATGTGAAACCTGGCTCAGCTCACTTATGGGCAGAAAACTGCTTTATCCCCTACATTTCGGAGAGACAACCTCCGGCTCTGCTTCGGTAACTACCGAAGGTGCCGGATATCATGCCCTTAGAATTCAAGGCTATGCATACGGAGCCGAAGGTCTTCCGGAAGGGCTTTCCAATGATCCCGACGACTGCATTTTCCCAAACGTATCCATTGAAACCTCATTTGGAACCGAGACTGAAACCAAATGCCGCGTACCAATAATGACAGGTGCCTTGGGATCGACATTCATCGCAGCAAAATACTGGAACAGCTTTGCCGTTGGAGCGGCTATTTGTGGTTTTCCAATTGTGATCGGTGAAAATGTTGTCGGTGTTGACAGGAATTCGGTACTTAACAACGGTACCATCAGCTCAGCACCCGAACTGGAGCGTAGAATAGACATTTTCCAACGCTATTATGACGGCTACGGTGGTATTATCATACAAATGAACGTTGAGGACAGCCGAAACGGTGTTGCCCGCTACCTTGCCGAAAAATATTGCGATGATGTAATCATTGAACTGAAATGGGGACAGGGAGCAAAAGATATAGGTGGTGAAATACAAGTAAGCGATCTGCAATACGCGAGGTTTCTCAACGAGCGGGGCTATGTCGTCGACCCCGACCCATTCAACCAGCTCTCGGTAGCCTCGTTCGAGAATAAATCCCTGACTTCCTTTGCGAGGCATAGCCGCCTGGGAGCAACCGGTATATTATCTTCTGATGAATTGCGTGAGAGGTTCAGCGAAAGTGTTCGAGAATTACGGGAACTGGGCTTTAAACGTATCACCCTCAAAACCGGGGCTTATGGAATGGAAGCGCTTGCCCTGGCAATCAAATGTGCATCGGAAAACAACCTCGACCTGCTTACCGTGGACGGAGCAGGAGGAGGTACCGGCATGAGTCCATGGAACATGATGGAACAATGGGGAATCCCTTCATTGCAATTACACGCGAAAACGTGGGAATACTGCAATATCCTTGAGAAAAACGGCATAACCGTACCAGACATCTCTCTTGCAGGCGGGTTTGCTCGTGAAGATCATATTTTCAAAGCTCTTGCTCTCTGTTCTCCTTATGCAAAGCTAGCCTGTATGGGAAGAGCTCCCATGATTCCTGGCTTTCTCGGCAGCAACATTGAAGGCGTATTCAAACCTGACAAAAAAACCGAGCTTTTCGGCCAGTGGGAAGAACTGCCTGCGGCAGTGAGAGAAAACGGCACAAGCCCTGAAGAAATCTTCGCCGGATGGGAAGCCGTAAAAGCAAAAGTCGGCACCGAAGAGATGGATGCGATACCTTTTGGAGCGATTGCCCTTTACGGTTATGTTGATAAGCTTTCCTGCGGATTGCAGCAGTTCATGGCAGGAGCGAGAAAATTTTCGATTCCATCGATCCACCGTAGCGATATAATGGCTGCAAACCTTGAAACTGCGGAAGTAACCGGAATCCCTTACTTGACCGATGCCCAGAATGATCTGGCGAAAACCATACTTCTCAGCTGA
- a CDS encoding sensor domain-containing diguanylate cyclase — MPETAKTSFRPISFKPTIYAGVLFAILLFGGTAGFIVYEGKLQKRADEVQMIYKDLLDFRSTLTLIDQQLSVTHDRPEVLQNIIRNTKLLQFRSINFQARAEKNRMHDLASWMKSNQLVLEKMIVDIEMKRVEAGNRISLMILELDDIILKTAIDVRLSSGKVYDTVQLFFFIVLAVLVVIIISAGWVIVSNYRQTVMPLNQLAEKLRMLNEELPESFHDTAEEVKKNIRPEEFSNDVNEITDSIVRFCQNIELKNKKLDELFIKDEKTNLYNYRHFKDHLIVDVARAKRYNERVSMTMIDIDRFKAYNDANGHVAGDIVLERMARIIREECREADIPARFGGEEFAILFPRTNSRKAIDIVDRLREIIAAEPFYHEKAVPGGQLTISAGIATYPDDAVDWYSLINKADKALYRAKQTGRNKVVHFREVEIEEEGESEQEKGEEKKAGE, encoded by the coding sequence ATGCCTGAAACCGCTAAAACATCTTTTCGTCCTATCTCGTTCAAGCCGACGATCTATGCCGGGGTGCTCTTTGCCATTTTGCTGTTCGGCGGGACAGCGGGTTTCATTGTTTATGAGGGGAAGCTGCAGAAAAGAGCCGACGAGGTACAGATGATTTACAAGGATCTTCTCGATTTTCGATCAACCCTGACGCTTATAGATCAGCAGTTAAGTGTTACGCACGATCGTCCCGAGGTTTTGCAGAACATTATCCGGAATACCAAGCTGCTTCAGTTCCGTTCGATCAATTTTCAAGCTCGAGCCGAAAAAAATCGTATGCATGATCTTGCTTCCTGGATGAAATCGAACCAGTTGGTCCTGGAAAAAATGATTGTCGATATCGAAATGAAAAGAGTTGAGGCGGGGAACCGTATTTCCCTGATGATTCTTGAGCTCGATGATATTATTCTGAAAACCGCTATTGACGTAAGACTTTCAAGTGGAAAAGTTTACGATACGGTTCAGCTCTTTTTTTTCATTGTGCTTGCCGTTCTTGTGGTTATCATTATTTCTGCAGGATGGGTGATTGTCAGCAACTATCGACAGACGGTCATGCCGCTCAATCAGTTAGCGGAAAAACTGCGAATGCTCAACGAGGAGCTTCCGGAAAGTTTTCATGATACCGCTGAAGAGGTAAAGAAAAATATACGACCTGAAGAGTTCTCAAATGATGTAAACGAGATAACGGATTCAATCGTAAGGTTTTGCCAGAATATAGAACTGAAAAACAAGAAGCTTGACGAGCTTTTTATAAAAGATGAAAAAACAAATTTATACAATTACCGCCATTTCAAGGATCATCTCATCGTTGATGTAGCGAGGGCGAAACGCTATAATGAGAGGGTTTCCATGACAATGATCGATATCGACCGTTTCAAGGCATACAACGATGCAAATGGTCATGTCGCAGGTGATATCGTTCTGGAACGAATGGCAAGAATCATTCGTGAAGAGTGCAGAGAAGCCGATATTCCTGCTCGATTTGGCGGGGAAGAGTTTGCGATCTTGTTTCCCCGTACGAACAGCAGAAAGGCTATTGACATCGTTGACCGGTTAAGGGAGATAATAGCGGCAGAACCGTTTTATCATGAAAAAGCGGTTCCTGGTGGACAATTGACGATAAGTGCGGGAATTGCCACCTACCCTGATGATGCGGTTGATTGGTATTCTCTTATAAATAAGGCGGATAAAGCACTATATCGGGCTAAGCAGACAGGGCGGAACAAGGTTGTTCATTTCAGAGAGGTTGAGATAGAAGAAGAAGGGGAGAGTGAGCAAGAGAAAGGAGAAGAGAAAAAAGCGGGCGAGTGA
- the argB gene encoding acetylglutamate kinase, whose translation MKESLENLTQSTIGQVLIEALPYIRKFEDKTFVIKYGGAAMKDEVLKDAFAQNITLLRKVGINVVLVHGGGDAITKTAEKLDVSTQFIHGKRVTDKEMISIVQMTLAGKVNQDIVRLISEHGAKAVGVSGLDANTIKAIPCKEAASLGLVGEIIRINTGYLDLLCHARLIPVIAPIGFDDEGNVYNINADDAASAIAIALKAEKLIYVSDVAGVYHGETILKSVCKAEAADLIEDGVISGGMIPKALSAYKTLDGGVKKIHLIDGRLIHSLLLEIFTDQGIGTQFVTERDSDL comes from the coding sequence ATGAAAGAATCTCTTGAAAATCTCACTCAATCCACCATTGGTCAGGTACTCATCGAAGCCCTGCCCTATATCCGGAAATTCGAGGATAAAACCTTTGTGATCAAGTATGGCGGTGCCGCCATGAAGGACGAGGTGCTCAAAGATGCCTTTGCGCAGAACATCACCCTTTTACGCAAAGTGGGTATCAACGTCGTTTTGGTTCACGGTGGGGGTGATGCAATTACCAAAACAGCGGAAAAGCTCGATGTGTCGACGCAATTCATCCATGGAAAAAGGGTCACCGACAAGGAAATGATCTCGATCGTGCAAATGACCCTTGCAGGAAAAGTCAACCAGGATATCGTCCGCCTCATCAGCGAACACGGAGCAAAAGCCGTTGGTGTAAGTGGTCTGGATGCAAATACAATCAAGGCCATCCCCTGTAAGGAAGCGGCATCACTCGGTCTTGTTGGTGAAATCATCCGAATAAACACCGGTTATCTCGACCTGCTTTGTCATGCCCGACTCATCCCGGTTATTGCACCAATCGGGTTCGACGATGAAGGCAACGTTTACAATATCAATGCAGACGATGCTGCCAGCGCAATCGCCATTGCGCTCAAGGCGGAAAAACTTATTTACGTCAGCGACGTTGCCGGGGTTTATCATGGCGAAACAATCCTGAAAAGCGTCTGCAAGGCAGAAGCCGCCGACCTTATCGAAGACGGAGTGATTTCAGGCGGTATGATACCTAAAGCACTTTCAGCGTACAAAACACTTGATGGAGGCGTCAAAAAAATTCATCTTATCGACGGCAGACTCATTCACTCTCTACTGCTGGAAATTTTTACCGACCAGGGTATAGGAACACAGTTCGTTACGGAAAGAGATTCAGACCTTTAA
- the rd gene encoding rubredoxin produces MDKWICEPCGYIYDPDYGDPDNGIEPGTPFEDIPDDWVCPVCGVEKSFFVKEEE; encoded by the coding sequence ATGGATAAATGGATATGTGAACCATGTGGTTATATTTACGACCCTGATTACGGAGATCCTGATAACGGCATAGAACCTGGAACCCCCTTTGAGGATATTCCCGATGATTGGGTATGTCCGGTTTGTGGTGTCGAAAAGAGCTTTTTCGTAAAAGAAGAAGAGTGA
- a CDS encoding ABC transporter permease: MKSELYIARRFAFKPRSSSKPTFIVFLAVAGIALGTAALILTLSIVKGFSTQIESKLIGFSSHFQIRQAQGNLFYPLPADTLRLNNIENIDSVTPFMEKSIILQSREGENELIKPAMLKGVSRENPPAFLQKNIVDGAWFPDETLPSLHILVGKPLAESLRLSPGSRVMIISTAKGTSGKLIQAGDNIVDLLSSMELELATVSGIYETGLNEGFDDYMVIADLEAMQRFFNAEKALLSGYEVMVKDIERLNATATESVDALGYPFYGYTVFERYANLFEWLKLQRNITPLLIITITVVAVFNIISTLLVLIIEKTKEIGMLSALGLVPGKISGIFLAQAFLIALIGILVGNMLALGFSVFELHFHLITLPQKNYFIKHVPIQIELFDYLMVSCVVGLLTLVFAFIPARVAAALKPGTALLS, encoded by the coding sequence ATGAAATCAGAGTTATACATTGCACGAAGGTTTGCTTTCAAGCCCCGTTCATCATCGAAGCCGACGTTTATCGTGTTTTTAGCGGTTGCGGGAATTGCGTTGGGGACTGCTGCGCTTATTCTTACCCTTTCTATTGTCAAGGGTTTTTCAACACAGATTGAAAGCAAGCTGATCGGCTTCAGCTCACATTTTCAGATCAGACAGGCTCAGGGAAATCTTTTTTATCCTCTTCCTGCCGATACGCTTCGTCTGAACAACATCGAAAATATCGATTCCGTTACTCCTTTCATGGAAAAAAGTATCATTCTCCAGAGTAGGGAGGGAGAGAATGAACTGATTAAACCAGCCATGCTCAAGGGGGTTTCAAGAGAAAATCCTCCGGCATTTCTGCAGAAGAACATCGTTGACGGAGCCTGGTTTCCCGATGAAACGTTGCCGTCTTTGCATATCCTTGTGGGAAAACCCCTCGCTGAATCTCTTCGGCTGTCTCCGGGCAGCAGAGTCATGATAATCAGCACTGCAAAAGGGACTTCAGGAAAACTGATTCAGGCTGGCGACAATATTGTCGATCTTCTTTCCTCAATGGAACTCGAGTTGGCTACAGTCAGTGGTATTTATGAAACAGGACTCAACGAAGGATTTGATGATTACATGGTCATCGCAGATCTTGAAGCGATGCAGCGTTTTTTCAATGCTGAAAAAGCACTCCTTAGCGGTTACGAGGTTATGGTGAAAGACATAGAACGGCTGAATGCCACAGCCACCGAGTCTGTTGATGCACTGGGTTATCCTTTTTATGGTTATACGGTTTTTGAGCGCTATGCCAACCTTTTCGAGTGGTTGAAGTTGCAGCGGAACATCACTCCGCTTCTGATCATAACCATTACGGTGGTGGCGGTTTTCAATATTATTTCCACACTGCTCGTGTTGATCATTGAAAAGACAAAAGAGATCGGCATGCTGAGTGCTTTAGGACTTGTTCCGGGAAAAATCAGCGGAATATTTCTTGCCCAGGCATTTTTGATCGCCCTTATAGGTATCCTTGTAGGAAACATGCTTGCTTTGGGCTTTTCGGTGTTCGAGCTTCATTTTCATCTTATAACATTGCCTCAAAAGAATTATTTCATCAAACATGTTCCGATCCAGATAGAGTTGTTCGATTACCTCATGGTTTCTTGTGTTGTCGGCCTGTTGACGCTTGTTTTTGCCTTCATTCCAGCGAGGGTGGCAGCTGCCTTGAAGCCGGGCACAGCACTGTTAAGCTGA
- the argJ gene encoding bifunctional glutamate N-acetyltransferase/amino-acid acetyltransferase ArgJ — protein sequence MKLSDYSKGHKAVSAINALATETIWPEHTTPLNTRDAEKKQFWPKGFSAGTAHAGIKPAKKDLVIIKSDEPSSAAAVFTRNLCSAAPVVVSKEHLEQSASSIRAIICNSGNANAATGEKGLTDARTTAEKTARILGISSQEVLVSSTGVIGSFLPMEKINSAIDSLSAVLFEASCAKAAEAIMTTDTFPKYFGLDISLSIGTVRLSGIAKGSGMICPDMATMLAFLVTDAKIEQKLLQEMLSKANEKSFNTITVDGDTSTNDMVALLSGSSSNTRILPGSRDAQVFYEALESLMTFLARLIVMDGEGATKLVKIRVEGAATDLDAQKAARTIANSSLVKTALHGEDANWGRIIAAAGRSGAVFNPENASIQFDDLLILQPGYVSDFSEENAKKILSRNSYTIIVSLGDGAGSAVVHTCDLSKEYIEINGSYRT from the coding sequence ATGAAACTCTCGGATTACTCTAAAGGACACAAAGCTGTTTCAGCTATCAATGCACTTGCCACCGAAACAATCTGGCCTGAGCACACAACGCCTCTCAATACCAGGGATGCTGAAAAAAAGCAGTTCTGGCCAAAAGGTTTTTCTGCCGGCACAGCACATGCAGGAATCAAGCCGGCCAAAAAAGATCTTGTGATCATCAAGTCTGACGAACCTTCGTCGGCAGCAGCTGTTTTCACCAGAAACCTTTGCAGTGCCGCACCTGTAGTTGTATCGAAAGAGCACCTCGAGCAATCGGCTTCTTCGATACGTGCCATAATCTGCAACAGCGGCAATGCAAATGCCGCTACCGGAGAAAAAGGATTGACGGATGCCAGAACAACGGCAGAAAAAACAGCCCGAATCCTTGGCATATCATCTCAGGAAGTCCTTGTTTCGTCAACTGGTGTCATCGGCTCCTTCCTGCCGATGGAAAAGATAAACAGCGCGATCGACTCACTTTCAGCGGTTCTGTTCGAAGCTTCGTGTGCAAAAGCTGCCGAAGCAATCATGACAACCGACACCTTTCCGAAATATTTCGGGCTGGACATATCACTTTCAATCGGCACCGTTCGTCTCTCGGGCATAGCAAAAGGATCGGGAATGATCTGTCCCGACATGGCGACTATGCTCGCTTTTCTTGTGACCGATGCGAAAATAGAACAGAAGCTGCTTCAGGAAATGCTCTCGAAAGCGAATGAAAAAAGCTTCAACACCATTACGGTCGATGGTGACACAAGTACCAACGATATGGTAGCCTTGTTGTCAGGATCGTCTTCGAACACCAGGATTCTACCCGGCAGCCGCGACGCTCAAGTATTCTATGAGGCACTGGAGAGTCTCATGACGTTTCTCGCAAGACTGATCGTCATGGATGGCGAAGGCGCGACCAAACTGGTGAAGATCCGAGTGGAAGGAGCCGCAACCGATCTCGATGCTCAAAAAGCTGCACGAACCATTGCCAACTCCAGCCTGGTCAAAACCGCTCTTCATGGAGAAGATGCAAACTGGGGTAGGATCATCGCGGCTGCCGGAAGATCGGGTGCCGTCTTCAACCCGGAAAACGCCTCGATACAATTTGACGATCTTCTCATTCTCCAGCCGGGCTATGTTTCGGATTTCTCGGAAGAGAATGCAAAAAAAATTCTCAGCCGCAACAGCTATACGATTATCGTATCCCTGGGTGACGGAGCGGGCAGCGCTGTGGTCCACACCTGCGATTTAAGCAAGGAATATATAGAGATCAACGGCAGTTACAGAACATGA